DNA from Euwallacea fornicatus isolate EFF26 unplaced genomic scaffold, ASM4011564v1 scaffold_112, whole genome shotgun sequence:
CGTCATATCGGATGGATCGGTGAtcactgtgattttccataTCCTCCAGAACCTTCCAGTTCTCGACTCGGTTTCCTAGTTTGTTGTTTCCTAGGGTGATGTCCACGATTGATGTGCCCGTTTTCCTGACGAACGTCGGTGCATTTCCTTCGTTGTAAACGATCAGGTCGTTCGAGTATATCCAATTTTCCAGGATTACTCCTCTTGCATTTGACGTCGTCGTCGTCGATCCTATTACGGGCGTCTTGGCATTCAGATCCCCCCCTATGAGTATCCTTTTATTCCTATGCATCCTAATATGCGTCGATATCTCATCCAGCAACGAGGCGAATCCTGGGTCCGTCCCGTTCGGGGAGAAGTAACACGACAGCAGCATCACATTCTGTATGATAACGTACGTAAAACCAGAGTTCGTGTATCTGAAGTCGACGagttttatatttcttaaCTTGATGAAGCAGTCTCTCGCGTCGTCCTCGACGTCGAGATTGTCCAGTTTCCGATTCTGCTCGCATCCATTACTACGTCTATTTTTCCGTCCTCCATGTATTTGTCCATGAGGTCGTGTGCAGTTCGACTTCGATTGAAGTTTAACTGCACGACGTTCAGGACTCCTTTTCTTCGAGCTCGTTGGTTCGTCGTTAATTTGGTGTCGTGCTGCATTACGTGTTTTTAATGCTGTCTGGTCTTAAGGGTCCTCCTCCATTCCTGCACTGCGTTCTTGTACGCAGggcattggacactttgggcCTTGTGGTCCACGTTGTCGTTCTTCCCCCCTTCCTTGTAGCAGGCATAGCATCTTGGGGGGTTTTTGCAATTCTTTGCCTGATGTCCTTTCTCGGAGCAATTCAGACATTTCCCCTCCATCGTGTCCTTGACTGTACATTTCCTTGAGCTATGCCCGTATCTGCTACATTTGTAGCATCTAAGTGGCGAATCCGCTTCCTCCACTCTACATTTGGTCCATCCTACCTTTATGTGCCCCCTTGTGAGGATCTTATTGGCCGCCTCTATGGGCAGTCTTACAAAGGCGTGCTTTAAGCCGGCTCTGTTTGACTTCTTGGCCAGTCCTATTTTGACTTCATTGTCAGCCACATTTAGGGCTTGCACGATCTCCGTCTCCTCTACGCTTTCGTCCAGATCTCTGACGAATATCGTCTTAGACCTGGTGACGAGTTCGGACTCGCCGACCTCTTTGGTCTTCTCTTTTATGAGATCgaggaatttattttttccctcGTCCTTACCCTCGAATCCAACTTGGATCACTCCTTCCTTGCTGGTCCTGAGGCTCTTAACCTTAACACCGACCTCCTCCAGGTTTATCTCGCTTTTCAGCGTTTTAACTACTTTGGCGAAATCTTGTCCCGCCTGCAGTTTAATCTTGATGGTGTCTGTTCGCTTTTTGTTGACCCAGACGCCTCGTTGCCGTGTTTCCTCCGTGGTTTTTCCCTCGCTGTCGTCTACCTGCATGGGCGTTCCCTGCCCGGCAGTGTCGGCGAAAGTTTTCTTTTCAGATTTACCCTTTCTCGTGGGCACTCCGAAAATGCAAACATCTTCGATTTCGTTCCTATAAAGGAACTCGAGCAGTCTTCTTGCTCCGACGGTGGTGCCCGACTTTGTTGTAGCGATAGCCAGCCTTTTTCTGTCCGTTTCTCGAGCTTTCGCCTTGATTTTTGACAGGACTTCCATCATTTCTTCCGTTTTCCTTTCGCCGGTGCTGTCATGCGACACTTTTGCCAGGAAGATGTGCCTATCTACATTCTTCCTGGTTTCTTCGGAGTTCTCACAGATTAGTGTGTCCTGTTGTTTCAGGAcgtacaacttttttggctccATGCCATTCTTGTTGATCAACTTGGCCAGTTGATTATTGGTTTCCGCCAGCTCCTGCATTAGTTTGCTGGTTCCCATGTTTTCCACGTCGCTTATCACGACGATATCCCTGTCTTCCTGTTCCAGGATGCTTCCTTTTTCCGTGGAGGTCCTCCGATAGCTCTCCGTGGGCCATGCCATTGTCACCAATTCATGCAATTGGCCAATGTCCTCATTTTCGGCTTTCTCCATTATAGCCGTGATTTTAGCGACTCTCAATCGCTCCTCTTCCGATGTGGGAAGGTCTGTTTGCGTTCCCATTGTGGTGGTGGTCTTTTTGACCATCGCCGCAGTGGACACACCCTCCATTTGTTCGGTTTGGCACCCAATTTCCTCCTTCATGGTGCCCCCCTTGATCCCGTCCAATAGGGCCCATATCTCTTCGGTGTTAATCCCAGCTGACTTCGCTTTCAACGTGGCAACACCGTCCTTAATCTCCTTTTTTGTGTTCACATTTTGGGCCACAAGTCTAGCGATCTCCGATACGGTTCTATCTATGGACTTGATTGCTCGTTTTAGTCGTCTTAGTCGGGATTTCTGTTCCGAAATCCCGTCGTTTTCGTCGATGTTTGCGCCCATTATTGGAGACCGTGCGCCTTCCGTTCTCCTTCTTTTCCCGTATACCTTGCTTTCCTCGCAGCAAGTATCAAATCTGAGGGAGGTCGGTTCCTCCCTTGTCCTTTCCTCCTCCTGTGGTCCAGATGTTGTTGCCAACATCCTTAGGAAGTCCGTCTCGTCTCTTTCTTCGGACATCCTCTCCATTTCTTTGTCTATTCCTACAATTGGGTGGTGCTAAACCTCCCCAATTTGTCGGACCAGACAACAAAGGAATGGTCTATTAGAGACCTAGCGCCCTGTATGGAAAAGAAATGCTTTGTCTGGAAGCAGAAATGGGCAGGCATGTTATGTTACCTGCCCCAGGCAATGTTCTACCCTACTTCTAACTACAAAAAACTGTGTTTTTTCCAAGTTTCCCTGGAAAATTCACCAATTCAAGCCCCTTTTTTGGTACTTACCTTCGTCTAGACGTTCTCTGTGCACTGCAGTGGTTTCGCAGACTCTCTATTTATTCGGAGCTCCTGAAGGCACGTCCGCTCGCTGTGAAGGTCCGGTTGagactaacctgaactaacctgaactaacctttttttttttttttttatagaggttgGGGAAATGCATTTACGCACACCAGACCGTGTTGTTCTTGTTTGATCTGGTAGTGTGGGACTCTGTGTGTGGCGCATGCCaaatacccactaaaaccccctctcctctcttcaccctttgttcccccccggaaccgccgcaaggcattacttcagggggggggTGGTCCTTGTTTCCGTTTCTTTCAGTTTTCCTGCAGTTTTTTCCGTCTCTCATCCAGTTCCTTCTGTTTCATCACTCCCGCTATCCATTTTTCCACGCAGGTCCAATTTTTTTCGCTTGCCAACATTGCTTCCACTACATTTTCTGGCATAATTTCCTCTTCAAGTTCTTCTTCTGCTAATTCCCGGTTTTCTCTCCAGTTCTCGCATTTAAAAAACGTGTGTTCTACATCATCCTTTTCTCCACAGTACCAGCATTCGTCAGTTTCTATAATTCCAAATCTTTTCAGGTAATCCGTAAAGCATCCGTGACCTGTCATGAATTGTGTCATATGGTAATTCAGCTCCCCGTGTTTTCTATCGATCCATTCTTGTAATCTGCTTATTAGTCTTCTCGTCCATCTCCCTGTAGTACATTCATTCCATTCTTCCTGCCATTTCCTCACTGTGTTTAGTCTATCCTCCTGCTCTTCTTGTctcgtttttttcctttcaaaattgCTTATCTTTTCCTCTATTAGCCGGTCCACTGGTATCTTTCCTGTAAGTACCTCTAGCGCTGCCGTGCTTACTGTACGGTATGCGCAGCACTCCCTAATATTTGCAACTCGTTGgactttctttattttttctcgatATCTTCTGTGTTTTAGGGCATCTCCCCAGATCTGGCAGCCGTACGTTATTATAGATGTTCCCACACTGTGCAGCAGTTTTTTCTTGCTTTGCCTTGGCCCATCGATGTTTGGCATCAATCTATTTAGGGCTCTTACTGTTGTTTCTGGGTCCCCGTGACGAGGCAGGAACCCCAACCGGTTAACGTGGAGAAGGAAGAGGAAGGGGGGTCCAAGAACTCACCGACCACCGGCTCCCTTAAGTCGCTAGCAACCGCTGACGACAGGGGAAGTGGGGGAAAGGGGAGGAAGGGGAGACCGAGAAAGGAGGACTAGGTGAGACACGGGTGAGTGGGTGTGAGCGAGCGTGTGTACGAGTGCGAGTGTGTGGAGTGTTAGGATCCAATGGCGGCGAACAGGGAATTACGGTGCCTACAGATCAACCTGGACAGGGGACGTCTCGCGATGGACCTCATGTTCCAGGTGATCAGGGAAAGGAACGTCGACGTGGTGCTCGGTCAAGAGCCCTGCCTGGCCGAAGGGAACTTAGTACGGGACAGCAGCGACGACGCCTTCATCTGGCTAGCGCCGGGTGTCAGGGTGAAATCGCTTCACCGTGACCGGGGGTTCGTGGCTGCGGAGCTGGACGGAATCACTCTCGTCTCCGCGTACTTCTCGCCGAATCGGAGCACCGACGATTTCACGTCGTGGCTCGATCGGCTGGGGGGTTACGTCAGGGGACGCGACAGCAGGAGGGTCCTCATCGCCGGGGACCTGAACGCAAAGAGTGCGAGGTTCGGTTCTGCGGTGGCGAATGCCTACGGACGGGTCCTGGAGGAGTTCCTGGACGCGGCAGAGCTCGTTCCCATCAACGTCGGGAACGAATGGACGTTCGGAAACAGGATAGGCAGGTCGCTGATCGACGTAACCATTGCGGGAAGGTTTGTGAGTGACTGGGTGCGAGAATGGCGAGTCGAGGTGGGAATGGAGAGTGGTAGTGGCCACAGATACATCTCCTATCGCGTCAAGCGAGAAGGGATGGCATCTGGGAGCGAAGAAGTGAGAGTGAGAAAAGGTGGATGGATGACGAGCGCGAAGGGTCTGGAAAAAATGGGCCGGTACGTGAAGGAGCGAGACGGTCTGGGGATCGCGGAAACTCCCGAAGGAATAGTTCGGGAGATAAGCGATGCCTGTGACGAGTGCATGAGGAAGCGTGACAGTGGGAACGGGAGAACGAAACGAGCGGTGTACTGGTGGAGCGAAGAAATTGCAGAAAGAAGGAAAGCGTGCATCAGAGCGAGAAGACGATGGACGAGAGCGCGAGGAAGGGGGAATGAGATCGTTACGAGTGCAGAGGCCGAATACAAGAGAGAGCGCAAGGCCCTCAAGGAGTCCGTAAGGGACGCCAAGAGGGACGAGTGGAAGAAAGTGTGTGCCGAGCTGGAGACGGACGTCTGGGGACTCGGTTACAAAATAGTGACCGGGAAACTTGGCCGCTTTAAAAACGGTCCCTTGCCAGAAGCAGAGATGCGGAAGCAAGTGGACGCGCTGTTCCCGGAGAAGCCGCGGGTAACGTGGGAAAAGGTACAGGTGGGGCCGGATGACGTGCCTCGAGTTACGACTGAGGAGATCCGACAGGCCGTCGGGAGTctcaagagccgcaaggctccGGGACTGGACGGGTTAACGAACGAGGTCTTGAAACTATATCTTGAGGCAGTGCCCCAGGGTATGGCAAGTTGCGTAAATCGCATCTTGACCTCGGGCGAGTACCCTAAAGTCTGGAAGAGGACTCGACTGGTGCTGGTGGAGAAACCGAAGCGTGACCCGGGGGCAGAGGTCTCGTACCGACCCATATGCCTGGTGGACGGACTCGGGAAAGTGGCGGAAAAGGTGGTCAAGACCAGATTGCTGGAAGAAGCGAAGGCTCTGCGTATGGTGAGCGAGAGTCAGCATGGGTTCGTCAAGGGCAGGAGTACCTTGGACGCCATGCGGGCGGTCATGCGGATAGTTGAGGGGATCAGGGGGAAGAGCTACACGCACGCGGGCTTCTGCGTCATGGTGACAATTGATGTTAAGAACGCTTTTAATACGGCGCCTTGGGACCTAATCATCGACGTTATGAGGAGGGCCCAGGTGAGCGGGTACCTCTTGAACGTAGTTCAGTCGTACCTGCAAGATCGGG
Protein-coding regions in this window:
- the LOC136350107 gene encoding uncharacterized protein translates to MERMSEERDETDFLRMLATTSGPQEEERTREEPTSLRFDTCCEESKVYGKRRRTEGARSPIMGANIDENDGISEQKSRLRRLKRAIKSIDRTVSEIARLVAQNVNTKKEIKDGVATLKAKSAGINTEEIWALLDGIKGGTMKEEIGCQTEQMEGVSTAAMVKKTTTTMGTQTDLPTSEEERLRVAKITAIMEKAENEDIGQLHELVTMAWPTESYRRTSTEKGSILEQEDRDIVVISDVENMGTSKLMQELAETNNQLAKLINKNGMEPKKLYVLKQQDTLICENSEETRKNVDRHIFLAKVSHDSTGERKTEEMMEVLSKIKAKARETDRKRLAIATTKSGTTVGARRLLEFLYRNEIEDVCIFGVPTRKGKSEKKTFADTAGQGTPMQVDDSEGKTTEETRQRGVWVNKKRTDTIKIKLQAGQDFAKVVKTLKSEINLEEVGVKVKSLRTSKEGVIQVGFEGKDEGKNKFLDLIKEKTKEVGESELVTRSKTIFVRDLDESVEETEIVQALNVADNEVKIGLAKKSNRAGLKHAFVRLPIEAANKILTRGHIKVGWTKCRVEEADSPLRCYKCSRYGHSSRKCTVKDTMEGKCLNCSEKGHQAKNCKNPPRCYACYKEGGKNDNVDHKAQSVQCPAYKNAVQEWRRTLKTRQH